The Metabacillus schmidteae genome has a segment encoding these proteins:
- a CDS encoding nucleobase:cation symporter-2 family protein, producing the protein MKQTAKNISLGIQHVLAMYAGAVVVPLIVGSAIGLSGSQLTYLVAIDIFMCGIATFLQVWKNRFFGIGLPIVLGCTFTAVGPMIAIGSEYGVSSIYGAILASGLIVILISSIFGKLVKFFPPVVTGSVVTIIGITLIPVAMNNMAGGEGSPDFGSQENLLLAFGVLILIILLNRFFTGFVRAISILIGIMAGTVAAGFMGMVDLQPVQEASWFNIGKPFYFGTPTFELTPILTMTIVAVVSMVESTGVYFALADITNKKITEKDLARGYRAEGLAYVLGAIFNAFPYTAFSQNVGLVQMSGIKTNRVIYITAMMLIGLGLVPKIAALATIIPSSVLGGAMVAMFGMVVAYGIKMLGQVQFATQENLLIVACSVGLGLGVTVVPEMFAGLPESVKILTNSGIVAGSVTAIILNIIFNIIPSPSKQKKSEETVVQSQAS; encoded by the coding sequence ATGAAACAAACAGCTAAAAATATTTCACTAGGAATTCAGCATGTACTGGCAATGTATGCAGGTGCAGTTGTCGTACCGCTAATTGTTGGTAGTGCTATTGGTCTATCAGGTTCTCAATTAACTTATCTAGTGGCTATAGACATTTTTATGTGTGGAATAGCTACATTTTTACAAGTTTGGAAAAATCGCTTTTTTGGAATTGGGTTACCAATTGTTTTAGGTTGTACGTTTACGGCTGTAGGACCAATGATCGCGATAGGCAGTGAATATGGTGTTTCTTCCATATATGGAGCTATTCTTGCCTCAGGCTTAATTGTTATCTTAATTTCTTCAATATTTGGAAAACTAGTAAAGTTTTTTCCACCAGTTGTTACAGGTTCCGTTGTTACAATTATAGGGATTACGTTAATTCCTGTTGCAATGAACAATATGGCAGGCGGGGAAGGAAGTCCTGATTTTGGTTCACAAGAAAATTTACTTTTAGCGTTTGGTGTCCTTATTTTAATTATACTTTTAAATCGTTTCTTTACAGGATTTGTACGTGCTATATCTATCTTAATCGGAATTATGGCAGGAACTGTTGCGGCAGGCTTTATGGGAATGGTTGATCTTCAACCTGTTCAAGAGGCTTCTTGGTTTAATATTGGAAAGCCGTTTTATTTTGGAACACCTACTTTTGAATTGACGCCTATTTTAACGATGACGATTGTAGCGGTCGTTAGTATGGTAGAGTCCACAGGCGTATATTTTGCATTAGCAGATATTACTAACAAAAAGATTACTGAGAAAGACTTGGCGAGAGGTTATCGTGCAGAAGGTCTGGCTTATGTGTTAGGTGCGATTTTTAATGCATTTCCTTACACTGCATTTTCACAGAATGTAGGTCTTGTTCAAATGTCCGGAATCAAGACAAATCGAGTGATTTACATTACAGCTATGATGTTAATTGGTTTAGGGCTAGTTCCGAAAATTGCTGCATTAGCTACAATTATTCCATCTTCTGTTTTAGGCGGAGCAATGGTTGCGATGTTCGGTATGGTTGTGGCATATGGCATTAAGATGCTTGGGCAAGTTCAATTTGCAACACAAGAAAACTTACTGATTGTTGCATGTTCTGTAGGATTAGGACTAGGTGTAACCGTTGTACCTGAAATGTTTGCAGGTCTTCCGGAATCAGTTAAAATTCTAACGAATAGTGGAATTGTGGCAGGTAGTGTTACGGCGATCATCTTAAATATTATCTTTAATATTATTCCATCACCTTCAAAACAGAAAAAATCAGAAGAGACAGTTGTTCAAAGTCAGGCTTCATAA
- a CDS encoding HPr family phosphocarrier protein, which yields MRVKELRVTKPISVEVFIQLANLANKFESDIYVIGPNYKIDAKSLMGLLATVRIDDQITILTSGEDEEEAIKACIHFLN from the coding sequence ATGAGAGTAAAAGAGCTGAGAGTTACTAAACCAATTTCTGTAGAAGTGTTTATCCAACTGGCAAACCTTGCAAATAAGTTTGAATCAGACATTTATGTGATCGGACCTAATTATAAAATTGATGCCAAAAGCTTAATGGGATTATTAGCCACAGTACGAATTGATGATCAAATTACTATCCTAACTAGTGGAGAAGATGAGGAGGAAGCAATAAAAGCGTGTATCCATTTTTTAAATTAA
- a CDS encoding carboxypeptidase M32 yields the protein MSQLEQEFLDYIKKMQSYEEAINVMYWDLRTGAPKKGVQQRSEVIGMLSTEAFEMLVSDQMNEYLTALSSEGVYENLQFMTKKAIEILKKEYRKNKVIPAEEYKEYVILCSKAESIWEEAKEKSDFQLFAPYLQKLVDFNKKLINYWGYEGNKYNALLNEYEPGVTVETLDRVFAQVRDRIVPLVKQISETSIKPNTDFIFKKFPKENQKQLSEFFLKELGYDFEAGRLDETVHPFEITLNRNDVRVTTKYDEQDFRTAIFGTIHECGHAIYEQNISEEYEGTLLCSGTSMGIHESQSLFYENFVGRNKGFWRRYFDKLKGSSEEQFKDISLDEYYEAINESKPSLIRIEADELTYCLHIIIRYEIEKALFNDDISVEELPRIWNEKYEEYLGVTPPNDAKGVLQDVHWSGGSFGYFPSYALGYMYAAQIKNAMMKDLPNFDELIEAGQFGEIKDWLIYKIHKFGRTKQPLEIMKDVTGEELNAQYLIDYLEEKYSKIYHLT from the coding sequence ATGAGTCAATTGGAACAAGAGTTTTTAGACTACATAAAAAAAATGCAATCATACGAAGAAGCAATTAATGTTATGTATTGGGATTTACGTACAGGTGCACCTAAAAAAGGTGTTCAGCAACGATCTGAAGTGATTGGAATGTTATCTACAGAGGCATTTGAAATGCTTGTATCAGATCAAATGAATGAATATTTAACAGCATTGTCAAGTGAAGGGGTTTATGAAAACCTCCAATTTATGACTAAAAAAGCAATTGAGATCCTGAAAAAAGAATACAGAAAAAATAAAGTTATTCCAGCTGAGGAATATAAAGAATATGTTATTCTTTGCTCTAAGGCCGAATCAATCTGGGAAGAAGCGAAAGAAAAATCTGATTTTCAACTATTTGCACCATATCTACAAAAGCTAGTAGACTTTAATAAGAAACTAATTAATTATTGGGGATATGAGGGAAACAAGTATAATGCCCTTTTAAATGAATATGAGCCAGGAGTAACTGTAGAAACGTTAGATCGTGTATTCGCACAGGTTAGAGATCGAATCGTACCTCTCGTAAAACAGATTTCAGAAACATCAATAAAACCCAATACAGACTTCATCTTCAAAAAGTTCCCTAAAGAAAATCAAAAACAACTAAGTGAGTTTTTCTTAAAGGAACTAGGGTATGATTTCGAAGCAGGTAGACTAGATGAAACAGTACATCCATTTGAAATAACACTAAATCGAAATGACGTACGTGTAACGACGAAATATGATGAACAGGACTTCCGTACAGCTATTTTTGGTACAATTCATGAATGTGGTCATGCGATATACGAGCAAAATATTTCAGAAGAGTATGAAGGGACATTACTTTGTAGTGGAACCTCAATGGGAATTCATGAGTCACAATCTTTGTTTTATGAAAATTTTGTCGGCAGAAATAAAGGGTTTTGGCGCCGCTATTTTGATAAGTTAAAAGGATCTTCAGAGGAACAATTTAAAGACATAAGTCTTGATGAGTATTATGAAGCAATAAATGAATCTAAGCCTTCCTTAATTAGAATTGAAGCAGATGAATTAACATATTGTCTTCACATTATCATTCGTTATGAAATTGAAAAAGCGTTGTTTAACGATGACATTTCTGTTGAAGAACTACCTCGTATATGGAATGAGAAATATGAGGAATATTTGGGTGTAACTCCACCAAATGATGCTAAAGGTGTATTACAGGATGTTCATTGGTCAGGAGGGAGCTTTGGCTATTTTCCTTCATATGCATTAGGCTATATGTATGCTGCGCAAATAAAAAACGCTATGATGAAGGATCTACCTAACTTTGATGAACTTATAGAAGCAGGTCAATTTGGGGAAATAAAAGATTGGTTAATATATAAGATTCATAAATTCGGCAGAACGAAACAACCTTTAGAAATCATGAAAGATGTAACTGGAGAAGAATTAAATGCACAATATTTAATTGACTATCTCGAAGAAAAATATAGTAAGATTTACCATTTAACATAA
- a CDS encoding xanthine phosphoribosyltransferase has translation MRLLREKIEEEGIVLSDGVLKVDSFLNHQIDPVLMKEIGIEFARRFKNDGVTKIVTIESSGISPAVMAGLEMGIKVVFARKRKSLTLTNNLLVSSVYSFTKQEENTIAVSGQFISPEDRILIIDDFLANGEAAKGLVDIVNQSGATVAGVGIVIEKSFQKGAKELTDLGYRVESLAKIASLKEGQLSFVEQLEEVTS, from the coding sequence ATGAGACTACTAAGAGAAAAAATTGAAGAAGAAGGTATCGTTCTTTCTGACGGTGTATTAAAAGTTGATTCATTCCTAAATCATCAAATTGATCCAGTTTTAATGAAAGAAATAGGAATTGAATTTGCGCGTAGATTTAAAAATGATGGTGTCACAAAAATTGTGACAATTGAATCTTCTGGTATATCTCCAGCAGTGATGGCTGGATTGGAAATGGGAATCAAGGTTGTCTTTGCTAGAAAGAGAAAATCATTAACATTAACCAATAATCTCCTAGTCTCTTCTGTTTATTCATTTACAAAACAAGAAGAAAATACTATTGCTGTTTCTGGTCAGTTCATAAGCCCAGAAGACCGCATCCTTATCATTGATGATTTTTTAGCAAATGGTGAGGCTGCAAAAGGACTAGTTGACATTGTCAATCAATCTGGTGCAACTGTTGCTGGTGTAGGAATTGTGATTGAGAAATCCTTCCAAAAAGGAGCAAAAGAATTAACGGATTTAGGGTATCGAGTAGAATCTTTAGCAAAAATAGCTTCTTTAAAAGAAGGACAACTTAGCTTTGTTGAACAACTTGAGGAGGTAACATCATGA
- a CDS encoding cold-shock protein: MQQGTVKWFNADKGFGFIEVEGGDDVFVHFSAIQGEGFKSLEEGQKVTFDTEQGQRGLQATNVNKA; encoded by the coding sequence ATGCAACAAGGTACAGTAAAATGGTTTAACGCAGATAAAGGTTTCGGTTTCATCGAAGTTGAAGGTGGAGATGATGTATTCGTACATTTCTCAGCTATCCAAGGCGAAGGATTTAAATCTTTAGAAGAAGGTCAAAAAGTTACATTTGACACTGAGCAAGGTCAACGCGGTCTTCAAGCAACTAACGTTAATAAAGCATAA